In the Alteromonas sp. M12 genome, one interval contains:
- the gorA gene encoding glutathione-disulfide reductase: protein MADFDYICIGGGSGGIASANRAAKYGKKVAIIEATAVGGTCVNVGCVPKKVMWFGAHVAEAINLYAPDYGFDVTINKFDWKTLVASREAYIKRIHGSYSSGFEKNGVTLISGFATFVDKNTVEVNGKQYTAEHILIATGGRPTIPKIPGAELGIDSNGFFELNQQPKRAVVVGAGYIAVELAGVMHALGTKTDLVVRKHAPLRSFDTMLSETLVELMAQDGPTLHTHATPTQVIKNTDGSLTIEFENGTSIETDCVVWAIGREPANDKIGIENTGVELNERGYIKVDKFQNTNVDGIYAVGDNIGYVELTPVAVKSGRLLSERLFNGQTNAHMDYSLIPTVVFSHPPIGTIGLSEDEAIKEYGADNVKVYSSSFAAMYTAVTKHRQMTRMKLVCAGEEEKVVGLHGIGAGMDEILQGFGVAMKMGATKADFDACVAIHPTSGEEYVTM, encoded by the coding sequence ATGGCAGATTTTGATTACATATGTATCGGCGGGGGCAGTGGTGGAATTGCTTCAGCAAACCGCGCAGCAAAGTATGGCAAAAAGGTGGCAATAATTGAGGCAACAGCGGTTGGCGGCACTTGTGTAAATGTGGGCTGTGTACCTAAAAAAGTGATGTGGTTCGGCGCCCATGTCGCTGAAGCCATAAACCTATACGCACCAGACTACGGGTTCGATGTCACAATCAATAAATTCGATTGGAAAACCTTGGTTGCAAGCAGAGAAGCCTATATCAAGCGCATTCATGGTAGCTACAGCAGCGGCTTTGAGAAAAATGGCGTTACTTTAATTTCAGGTTTTGCTACTTTTGTAGACAAAAATACCGTTGAAGTAAATGGCAAACAATATACCGCAGAGCACATTCTTATTGCTACTGGCGGTCGCCCTACCATACCAAAGATCCCAGGTGCAGAATTGGGAATCGACTCTAACGGCTTTTTTGAATTAAACCAACAACCTAAACGTGCGGTTGTGGTTGGTGCCGGATATATCGCGGTAGAGCTAGCAGGTGTAATGCACGCTTTAGGTACAAAAACCGATTTAGTCGTGCGTAAACACGCGCCATTAAGAAGTTTTGATACTATGTTATCCGAAACCTTAGTAGAGCTTATGGCTCAAGATGGTCCTACTCTGCACACCCATGCTACTCCCACACAGGTAATTAAAAATACAGATGGTTCGTTAACCATTGAATTTGAAAACGGTACCAGTATTGAAACAGACTGTGTTGTTTGGGCCATTGGACGTGAACCTGCTAATGATAAAATTGGCATCGAAAATACTGGCGTTGAACTCAATGAACGTGGATACATCAAAGTCGACAAATTCCAAAATACCAACGTAGATGGGATCTATGCGGTAGGCGATAACATTGGTTATGTTGAACTGACACCTGTTGCGGTTAAATCAGGACGTTTATTGTCTGAGCGTTTGTTTAACGGTCAGACTAATGCACACATGGATTATTCTCTTATCCCAACAGTGGTATTTAGTCATCCTCCAATCGGCACTATAGGTTTAAGTGAAGATGAGGCGATCAAAGAATACGGTGCTGACAACGTTAAAGTATATAGCTCTAGCTTCGCGGCTATGTACACAGCAGTGACGAAACATCGTCAAATGACTCGAATGAAACTAGTTTGTGCAGGTGAGGAAGAAAAAGTCGTCGGCTTACATGGCATAGGTGCCGGTATGGACGAGATTCTGCAAGGATTTGGCGTGGCTATGAAGATGGGCGCCACTAAAGCTGATTTTGATGCTTGCGTAGCCATTCATCCTACTTCTGGAGAAGAATACGTCACTATGTGA
- a CDS encoding ATP-binding protein translates to MSIKPRLPKIKSWYGGKNLFIPTFFLFVSIISIAIIIFETQLNTTIMALVEENQRVTNSRIDTQVQQSLSKYRNDLRFLFGTPPIEGFANTMVQDSEVDGSTHEQWKQRLETIFVAFVENNSEYEQMRFIGIGNEGKELVRVERSGGGIKVVGDAHLQNKSDRDYYQQSVKLSAGQIYLSEISLNREFGEIEFPYRPMLRLSIPVFNNQIERLGFLILNINASELLNSIQDLVDKPNQLILTDSNGFFLVHPNPELMYSKDLNPEASWDSYYNQKLDLGSQIDITRVKHYPTGEFYSSAKKLIISGDFNDGFLLSHILTPEAVISDLAMQRRTNVYAILFVVFIVIVIVLAVFQRGLRRSQELAEARAESEAIVNGSQDAIFGLTTDGRISSWNRAAKALFGLDFEQVEGRRVVELSLFPEVNFDELIHKLASGVSQQSLETCLQQDQNIKLLVSLSAILQDGVTFSGVAVITRDITSLKKADEKIRKVNAELEVKVARRTAQLEKASDVKSAFISNISHEMRTPLNGIIGTLNLIKKEPLSEQQLQYLDMTEVSVNSLSVLINDILDLSKIEAGKLDLDYKAFKPGKLIESLCGSMAVKAQEKGLEFILDSIDIKCESIISDPHRYSQILTNILNNAIKFTNQGHILVNAYSEQLDDNHCSLHFAVTDTGIGIAEENQKRLFSAFSQEDSAIASKYGGTGLGLSICKQLSKLLNGQVTFKSEKGKGSTFHFQVHIPNVNVTFKRPEKHLSGKLVSILVANQQLHQSLCNMVVKLGAKVMPDNEITGYLESNTELPAKLPDIFIVDQLDPRAQLLEHCWDAIEYANNSSAKVAMLYNTRDAKTMFKRLKPIYISKPVSISEFLLKYTDKKQTLADANSEQKKPKIAEVDLPVDSKLTGARVLVVDDNDINVEVAIGILKPTSVETVRAANGQQAIDKLLASAASGEIIHCVLMDCQMPILNGYEATAQIRNGEAGQLYIDVPIIAMTANAMLGERQKCLEAGMNDYVTKPISAEKLITKLTKWVLSVFKPKVKIINDSEDTEQSIAQAITSCVVWDKQGALTRLMNNQNLLNKICNIFLQSTGEKIAKLRGSVQSQSLEEICQLSHSLKGVCGDIGAMQLHETFGNIEIEAHKPNIAAIESLLVTMEQQYDTLVNLLEKHIEAAD, encoded by the coding sequence ATGTCAATAAAGCCACGTTTGCCCAAGATAAAATCTTGGTATGGCGGGAAAAACTTATTTATACCTACCTTTTTTCTATTTGTATCAATAATTTCTATCGCTATTATCATTTTCGAAACTCAACTTAATACTACTATTATGGCTTTAGTTGAAGAGAATCAGCGGGTAACAAATAGTCGAATTGACACTCAGGTACAACAATCCCTTTCCAAATATCGAAATGACTTACGCTTTTTGTTTGGTACACCTCCTATTGAAGGTTTTGCCAATACTATGGTGCAAGATTCTGAAGTAGATGGTTCTACTCATGAACAATGGAAACAAAGGTTAGAAACTATCTTTGTAGCTTTTGTTGAAAATAATTCAGAGTACGAACAAATGCGCTTTATCGGCATTGGCAATGAAGGCAAAGAGTTAGTGCGCGTTGAACGAAGTGGCGGTGGCATAAAAGTGGTAGGCGATGCTCACTTGCAAAACAAGAGCGATAGAGACTACTACCAGCAAAGTGTAAAACTGTCTGCGGGACAAATTTATCTGTCCGAAATTTCACTAAATCGTGAGTTTGGCGAAATAGAATTTCCTTATCGTCCTATGCTCAGATTATCTATACCGGTATTCAATAATCAAATCGAACGTTTAGGTTTCTTAATCCTAAATATCAATGCCAGTGAACTGCTGAATTCGATTCAAGACCTTGTTGATAAACCGAACCAACTAATCTTAACCGATAGTAACGGCTTTTTTCTGGTGCATCCTAATCCAGAACTAATGTACAGCAAGGATCTAAACCCAGAAGCAAGTTGGGACAGTTATTACAATCAGAAACTAGACTTGGGCAGTCAAATCGATATTACTAGAGTGAAACACTACCCAACAGGAGAGTTCTATTCTTCTGCTAAAAAATTAATTATCAGTGGTGATTTTAATGATGGCTTTCTGCTCTCTCATATTCTAACCCCAGAGGCAGTAATAAGTGATTTAGCGATGCAAAGACGAACCAATGTCTATGCCATTTTATTTGTTGTATTTATTGTAATAGTAATCGTTTTGGCGGTTTTTCAGAGAGGGTTGCGTAGAAGTCAGGAATTAGCTGAAGCAAGGGCGGAATCCGAGGCTATTGTTAATGGCTCGCAAGATGCTATTTTCGGGTTAACAACCGATGGGCGAATATCAAGCTGGAATCGCGCCGCAAAGGCGTTATTTGGTTTAGATTTCGAGCAAGTAGAAGGTCGGCGTGTTGTGGAGCTATCGTTATTTCCTGAGGTCAATTTTGATGAACTTATTCATAAATTGGCAAGTGGCGTGAGTCAGCAGTCTTTAGAAACCTGTTTACAGCAGGATCAAAACATTAAGCTGTTGGTTTCACTGTCTGCAATTCTTCAAGATGGCGTTACTTTCAGTGGAGTTGCGGTGATTACACGGGATATTACTAGCTTAAAAAAGGCCGATGAAAAAATCCGTAAAGTAAACGCTGAATTAGAGGTGAAAGTCGCTCGACGTACCGCCCAATTGGAAAAAGCGAGCGATGTTAAAAGCGCGTTTATTTCTAACATTAGCCATGAAATGCGCACCCCACTTAACGGTATAATTGGCACTTTAAATCTCATTAAAAAAGAACCACTTAGTGAACAACAGTTACAGTACCTTGATATGACGGAAGTGAGTGTTAACTCGCTCTCGGTGTTGATTAACGACATTTTAGATTTATCAAAAATAGAAGCGGGTAAATTAGACCTGGATTACAAAGCATTTAAACCTGGTAAATTAATTGAAAGCTTGTGCGGAAGTATGGCAGTCAAAGCGCAAGAGAAAGGCCTAGAATTTATACTTGATAGCATTGATATAAAGTGTGAATCAATCATCAGTGATCCGCATCGCTATTCACAGATTCTTACTAACATTTTAAATAATGCAATTAAATTTACCAATCAGGGACATATTTTAGTCAACGCCTATTCAGAACAACTCGATGATAATCATTGCAGTCTGCATTTCGCGGTGACAGACACTGGAATAGGCATCGCAGAAGAAAATCAGAAACGATTATTCAGTGCATTTTCCCAAGAAGACAGTGCTATCGCTTCTAAGTACGGTGGAACAGGCCTTGGACTATCGATATGCAAACAATTGAGTAAATTACTCAATGGCCAAGTGACCTTCAAATCAGAAAAAGGCAAAGGCAGTACGTTTCATTTCCAAGTACATATCCCCAATGTTAACGTGACGTTCAAACGTCCAGAGAAACATCTCAGTGGCAAACTCGTTTCCATCTTAGTCGCGAATCAACAACTCCATCAAAGTCTATGTAATATGGTCGTCAAACTCGGCGCTAAGGTTATGCCTGATAATGAGATTACCGGCTACTTAGAATCGAATACTGAACTGCCGGCAAAATTGCCTGACATTTTTATTGTTGATCAACTTGATCCTCGGGCACAGTTACTTGAACATTGCTGGGACGCTATAGAATATGCCAACAACAGCTCTGCTAAAGTGGCCATGTTGTATAATACTCGTGATGCCAAAACCATGTTTAAACGTCTTAAGCCTATCTATATTTCCAAACCCGTGTCTATTTCAGAGTTTTTATTGAAATATACCGACAAAAAGCAAACGTTAGCCGACGCCAATTCAGAGCAGAAAAAGCCTAAAATAGCTGAAGTGGATCTTCCCGTAGACAGTAAATTAACCGGTGCTAGAGTATTGGTTGTGGATGACAATGATATAAATGTCGAGGTGGCAATAGGCATTTTAAAACCTACTTCAGTAGAAACAGTGAGAGCTGCCAACGGACAACAAGCAATCGATAAATTGCTCGCATCTGCTGCCAGTGGGGAAATTATTCACTGTGTACTAATGGATTGCCAAATGCCAATTTTGAATGGTTATGAAGCAACTGCGCAAATACGTAACGGTGAAGCTGGTCAGTTATATATTGATGTTCCAATCATAGCTATGACCGCAAATGCTATGCTGGGAGAAAGGCAAAAATGCTTAGAGGCTGGCATGAATGATTATGTCACTAAGCCAATTTCTGCTGAAAAATTGATAACTAAACTGACTAAGTGGGTGTTATCTGTGTTTAAACCCAAGGTTAAAATTATTAATGACAGTGAAGATACGGAACAATCTATTGCCCAAGCTATTACCTCTTGCGTGGTTTGGGATAAACAGGGAGCACTTACTCGGTTGATGAATAATCAAAACCTGTTGAACAAAATATGTAATATATTTTTGCAAAGCACTGGAGAAAAAATTGCAAAGTTGCGAGGCAGCGTCCAGAGTCAATCTTTAGAAGAAATTTGCCAATTGAGTCATTCACTTAAAGGTGTTTGTGGAGATATTGGTGCAATGCAGCTACATGAAACCTTTGGTAATATAGAGATTGAAGCTCATAAACCGAATATTGCCGCGATTGAAAGTTTGCTTGTGACCATGGAACAGCAATATGACACTCTAGTTAACCTGCTTGAAAAACATATCGAAGCTGCAGATTAG
- a CDS encoding diguanylate cyclase, translated as MIGKHYVQQGTLQEALVLIVDDEPINAMVIADLLANLYNTKIVHSGEEALEFCQHQTPDLILLDVVMPGISGLETCRTIKNNQNLQHIPVIFITSVKSQNDENKCWEAGGVDFVSKPVNGITLLNRVKAHLTLKAQSDFLRKMSFTDGLTGLYNRHLLEDVLNKYMLQSSRTESPLSLLMLDIDWFKRFNDSYGHISGDKCLISVSNVLKDVLHRPNDMSFRYGGEEFLCLLPDTDRAGAEHIAKTILQKIADLKVPHEASPFGIVTASIGLYSTSNNESYKVNEIIRNADKALYLAKQKGRNQFTG; from the coding sequence TTGATTGGGAAACATTATGTACAGCAAGGTACCTTGCAAGAGGCACTTGTTTTAATTGTCGATGATGAACCCATCAATGCTATGGTTATCGCTGACTTATTGGCGAACTTGTATAATACCAAAATTGTCCATTCTGGCGAAGAGGCGTTAGAGTTTTGCCAGCACCAGACACCGGATTTGATTCTATTGGATGTGGTGATGCCTGGGATTTCGGGGTTAGAAACATGTCGGACAATTAAGAATAATCAAAATCTACAACACATCCCAGTTATTTTTATCACCTCGGTTAAAAGTCAAAACGATGAAAATAAATGTTGGGAGGCTGGAGGAGTCGATTTTGTTTCCAAGCCGGTTAATGGTATTACACTGTTAAACCGCGTGAAAGCTCACCTTACTTTAAAAGCACAATCTGACTTTCTGCGAAAAATGTCATTTACCGACGGTTTAACCGGGCTATACAACCGACATTTACTCGAAGATGTATTGAATAAGTATATGCTTCAGTCTAGTCGCACCGAGTCTCCATTATCACTCCTTATGCTGGATATCGACTGGTTTAAACGCTTTAACGACAGTTATGGGCATATTAGTGGAGACAAATGCCTAATTTCGGTCAGTAATGTTTTAAAAGACGTTTTACATCGTCCAAATGACATGTCATTTCGCTATGGCGGAGAAGAGTTTCTATGCCTTTTGCCCGATACCGATAGGGCTGGAGCTGAGCATATCGCGAAAACTATTTTACAAAAAATAGCGGATTTAAAGGTGCCTCACGAAGCGTCACCATTTGGAATCGTTACCGCAAGTATTGGTTTGTATAGCACAAGCAATAATGAATCTTACAAAGTCAATGAAATTATCCGAAATGCCGATAAAGCACTTTATTTAGCAAAACAAAAAGGTCGGAATCAATTCACCGGTTAA
- a CDS encoding sigma-70 family RNA polymerase sigma factor — MDRIASGETQAEQQLVNKYWKSLFFILKKQADDDELANDIAQDTFLIVIDNIRNGKIENSSAVGAYIRRTGLNLLIAHFRKESRRKTEYSDSIDLEYPDTSKSIFNSLNSEKLVQIVQQVIDELPAQRDRDLLYRYFVYGQSKQLICDEFELSPAHFDRVLYRARERLKDVIQLKLGIDLNKTTLTSLLSLALACQVSVSAQSSSIDNFFHNQVREIQIPQHLVINTDTEE; from the coding sequence GTGGACAGAATTGCCTCTGGCGAGACTCAAGCTGAGCAACAATTGGTTAATAAATATTGGAAAAGTCTATTTTTTATTTTGAAAAAACAGGCTGACGATGACGAATTAGCCAATGACATAGCCCAAGATACTTTCCTCATAGTTATCGACAACATTCGCAATGGTAAAATTGAAAATAGCTCAGCAGTCGGCGCCTATATTCGTCGGACCGGGCTTAATTTGTTGATAGCCCATTTCCGCAAGGAGTCGCGGCGTAAAACCGAATATTCAGATTCAATCGACTTGGAATACCCAGACACGTCGAAATCCATTTTTAATTCACTCAATTCTGAAAAATTAGTACAAATTGTACAACAGGTTATTGATGAATTACCTGCCCAACGAGATCGAGATTTATTGTATCGTTATTTTGTCTATGGCCAATCCAAACAACTAATTTGCGACGAGTTTGAATTGAGCCCAGCGCACTTTGACAGAGTGTTATACAGAGCGCGCGAAAGACTTAAAGATGTCATTCAACTTAAATTAGGTATTGATCTAAATAAAACAACATTAACATCACTATTGAGCCTTGCCTTAGCCTGTCAAGTTTCAGTTTCTGCCCAGTCTTCTTCAATTGATAATTTTTTTCACAATCAGGTGAGAGAAATCCAAATCCCGCAACACTTGGTTATTAACACCGACACGGAAGAATAG
- a CDS encoding peroxidase family protein: MLDFSFTHKLKKMWNPDYLSDPVLLQIAEKLLENNNTVPSSNLDAGMTYFGQMIAHDIAPHTTPPDHPVRTVSNELLLESLYGQNNSIVNDRFELRPIQWQGVKGFDVARDDNGKARIPEHRNDINDIICQLHAFWQNFHNQLIEAPYHFDFENAKCHTILTFQFVTIEYYLKNLLDPHIFEVYFNQQAKPELPFKTEQRLDYFHNSAFRFGHSMVRNSYALRRFQPEVPLTSLFASSQKVQDKHVIQWRRFFGDNQKANKIDLSLSDAMSKIRFPSDNSEMIRIIFKNILAGLNKQIPSGYNIVKKINAQAELNDIFQMTPLEKLSPQFDGIEKLNIQNLPLWTYILQEAATTQNGERLGKLGSILIADVLHDAINTKALSIFKNGTYDKRHALMVLDEVKDKLLDENNNVDLHKLFNVN, encoded by the coding sequence ATGTTGGATTTTAGTTTCACCCACAAACTTAAAAAGATGTGGAATCCCGATTATTTGAGTGATCCTGTATTACTGCAAATTGCAGAAAAATTATTGGAAAATAACAATACAGTACCATCAAGTAATCTTGATGCGGGAATGACTTATTTTGGGCAAATGATTGCTCACGATATTGCACCACATACCACCCCACCAGATCACCCAGTCAGAACGGTAAGCAATGAATTGTTACTGGAAAGTCTATATGGTCAAAACAATAGTATTGTGAATGACAGATTTGAGTTGCGCCCAATACAATGGCAAGGGGTAAAAGGTTTCGACGTTGCAAGAGACGACAATGGTAAAGCGCGAATTCCCGAACACCGCAATGACATCAACGATATTATTTGTCAGCTACATGCATTCTGGCAGAATTTTCACAACCAATTAATAGAAGCTCCATATCATTTCGATTTTGAAAATGCTAAATGCCACACCATACTAACCTTTCAGTTTGTGACCATTGAATATTATCTAAAAAATCTTTTAGATCCGCATATTTTTGAGGTGTATTTTAATCAACAGGCAAAGCCTGAATTACCCTTCAAAACCGAGCAGCGCTTAGATTATTTTCACAATAGTGCATTTCGTTTTGGTCACAGTATGGTGAGAAATAGTTACGCACTTAGGCGCTTTCAACCTGAAGTACCGTTGACCTCGTTGTTTGCATCTTCACAAAAAGTACAAGATAAACACGTAATTCAATGGCGTCGTTTTTTTGGAGACAATCAAAAAGCCAATAAAATTGATCTGTCTTTATCAGATGCCATGTCAAAAATACGTTTTCCTTCTGACAATTCAGAAATGATCCGTATTATCTTTAAAAATATATTGGCTGGGCTAAACAAACAAATTCCATCTGGATACAACATTGTTAAAAAAATCAATGCTCAAGCCGAGCTAAACGACATTTTTCAAATGACTCCTCTGGAAAAATTGTCACCGCAATTTGATGGCATTGAAAAGCTCAATATCCAGAACTTGCCACTTTGGACATATATCCTGCAAGAAGCCGCTACCACTCAAAACGGAGAAAGGCTTGGTAAACTAGGGAGTATTCTAATTGCAGATGTATTACATGACGCTATCAATACTAAAGCCCTATCAATTTTCAAAAACGGTACTTATGATAAACGTCATGCATTGATGGTATTAGACGAAGTGAAAGATAAGTTACTCGACGAGAACAACAATGTAGACTTGCATAAACTTTTCAATGTGAACTAA
- a CDS encoding CHAT domain-containing protein, whose protein sequence is MPSIVNQRRVLLNMFRFLSYSLILLCASFTCSAMESTALTVNQVGHAALLKLSHADQPLEIEIFVNNQLIEKKDIDSKDTEYFSLIQFPQADTETNKIRVLVNYTKISPKISLIELDNTDYSAYQNVIDILATPAQTQTNQPYSIVSQITNSDLNSDFSRWTLRRLMENAKQVKNGSLGFITSFNLNQFSAQDIIAQCAVWTSSFEPESQIDDPVKTQVAAQLAATLYVYSKHHGQLSNDQTALLNQSKFIQHCGSMFADIAHSQQAGLDLDVYAKNLYQQVLEALSKSPNWLTADILHHLWFYYNFEDKHNLALETVKNAISKAENAPEYRFLMAELYSNAFLSSYREGAFAQAHNYLNKGLNIISDSNSPGIAPLLFSKGFLLFQTGEYDTGSRYFSNTINQVQNTLPNQQWELARCLNLGQQDLMIARAAVMIGATSREEGDFDGANQWLECAEHLLKNQQDYYQIVLQVELAKTAIKQKEFTKAQTHLNNVFNDPRTLHTTQIDAKILKFKIDNVYLAKPIDKDELQELAALLDYDSFYNEDIIDIENKTYPIKQIEVFTLLVQISQQEKSFKWVDIFAEKAMSLIEKSRLTVANPQAWNAARFSFINTYITSLLDNERIKNQPRHHYARLFEVLEKYYSVDPKQERNLFSIDEVASENEAQIQLLYNIWLAEEKQMLLSDSSSEKLRLVEARDDYLARVLNEQNHDSKIANISLDAFQQSLPSDQMLVRYFSDGHTMFSLNVTHNDISVQKIAKVAEIAEMVKNYVHGTYASSKPWLNTQFRDISLLPVDVIEQQKITKILIIPDESLHKMPFSMWNTATTAESYKPLVETSQSVFITSATSYFEQTFSTDAENFEISIFANPDFTAQVNDITPGSISERLTLAALPGTLKEAKYVANLFAGHQINKGFAENATSQFLMSKKVRNSNILHIGTHGYFDKKLPDIVGVLTAGENIKGNLTPGFLSLNQLLSKPVSADLVFISGCETMVGKNYKGSGMRSITRGFLAQGAKTVVGTIWAIQDRPTSEFVKQFYANLVESEGDAPKALQLTQFRFHSSGKYRHPKYWAGFVLTSSNQGDSQIFGPELANNLFPH, encoded by the coding sequence GTGCCATCCATTGTTAACCAAAGACGTGTTTTGCTAAATATGTTCCGTTTTTTGTCCTACAGTCTTATCTTGTTGTGTGCCAGTTTTACCTGTAGTGCAATGGAATCTACCGCATTAACAGTCAATCAAGTTGGCCATGCAGCACTATTGAAGTTGAGTCATGCCGACCAGCCTTTAGAAATTGAAATTTTCGTTAATAATCAATTGATTGAAAAAAAAGATATAGACAGCAAAGATACCGAGTATTTTAGCCTAATTCAGTTCCCACAAGCCGATACTGAAACCAATAAAATTAGGGTGCTGGTAAATTATACTAAAATTTCTCCTAAAATCAGTTTGATAGAATTAGACAATACAGATTATTCTGCGTACCAAAACGTTATCGATATTTTGGCTACTCCTGCACAAACGCAAACTAATCAGCCCTATTCAATTGTTTCGCAAATAACCAATAGTGATCTAAATAGCGACTTCTCCAGATGGACGCTTCGCCGACTAATGGAAAATGCAAAGCAAGTTAAAAATGGCTCTCTTGGCTTTATTACTAGCTTTAATTTAAATCAATTCAGCGCCCAAGACATTATTGCTCAATGCGCAGTTTGGACTTCATCTTTTGAGCCTGAGAGCCAAATAGATGACCCAGTCAAAACCCAAGTTGCCGCACAATTAGCTGCAACTCTGTATGTTTATTCTAAACATCATGGCCAACTTAGTAATGATCAAACCGCGCTTCTAAACCAATCAAAATTTATTCAACATTGTGGAAGCATGTTTGCTGATATCGCCCATTCCCAACAAGCAGGTTTGGATCTGGATGTATACGCTAAAAATTTATATCAACAAGTACTCGAAGCACTATCTAAATCTCCTAATTGGCTGACGGCAGACATACTTCATCACCTTTGGTTCTATTACAATTTTGAAGACAAACATAACTTGGCATTAGAAACCGTTAAAAATGCGATTTCTAAAGCAGAAAATGCCCCTGAATATCGATTTTTAATGGCCGAACTCTATAGTAATGCTTTTTTATCTTCCTACCGAGAAGGCGCGTTTGCTCAAGCTCATAATTATTTAAATAAAGGGTTAAATATTATCAGTGATTCTAACAGCCCAGGTATTGCCCCCTTGTTATTTAGTAAAGGTTTTCTGCTTTTCCAAACAGGTGAATATGACACAGGTTCACGTTACTTTTCCAATACCATAAATCAGGTACAAAACACCTTGCCCAATCAGCAATGGGAACTTGCACGTTGTTTGAATTTAGGTCAGCAAGATTTAATGATTGCAAGAGCCGCCGTTATGATAGGGGCGACAAGTCGAGAGGAAGGTGATTTTGATGGGGCCAATCAATGGTTAGAGTGCGCCGAGCATTTATTGAAGAACCAACAGGATTATTATCAAATTGTATTACAAGTCGAACTCGCAAAAACGGCAATTAAACAAAAAGAATTCACTAAAGCCCAAACACACTTAAACAATGTATTTAACGATCCAAGAACACTTCACACCACTCAAATTGATGCAAAAATCCTGAAATTCAAAATAGACAATGTGTATTTAGCTAAGCCGATTGATAAAGATGAGCTTCAAGAGTTAGCAGCACTATTAGATTACGACAGTTTTTATAACGAAGATATTATTGATATTGAAAACAAAACCTACCCCATTAAACAGATCGAAGTATTTACGTTATTAGTTCAAATAAGTCAGCAAGAAAAATCTTTTAAGTGGGTTGATATTTTTGCTGAGAAGGCGATGTCATTAATAGAAAAGAGTCGATTAACCGTAGCCAATCCGCAAGCTTGGAATGCGGCTAGATTTAGTTTTATTAATACCTATATTACCTCGTTATTAGATAATGAGCGCATTAAAAATCAACCTCGTCATCACTACGCTAGACTTTTCGAAGTTTTGGAAAAGTACTATTCAGTTGACCCAAAACAAGAGAGAAACCTGTTTTCTATCGATGAAGTTGCGAGTGAAAATGAGGCGCAAATTCAACTTTTGTACAATATTTGGTTAGCAGAAGAAAAACAGATGTTGTTAAGCGACTCATCAAGCGAAAAACTCCGATTAGTTGAAGCAAGAGATGATTATCTAGCTAGAGTATTGAACGAACAAAATCACGATTCGAAAATTGCTAATATATCCTTAGATGCATTTCAACAATCGTTGCCATCAGATCAAATGTTGGTTAGATATTTTTCTGATGGACACACCATGTTTTCACTTAACGTCACACACAACGATATATCGGTTCAAAAAATAGCAAAAGTGGCAGAGATTGCGGAGATGGTAAAAAACTACGTTCACGGCACATATGCTTCTAGCAAACCATGGTTGAACACACAGTTTCGGGATATTTCTTTACTGCCAGTTGATGTCATTGAACAGCAAAAAATAACTAAAATTTTGATTATTCCCGATGAAAGTTTACATAAGATGCCGTTCTCTATGTGGAATACTGCCACAACAGCAGAAAGCTACAAACCATTAGTTGAAACCTCACAATCGGTTTTTATTACATCTGCCACTTCATATTTTGAGCAGACATTTTCAACTGACGCTGAGAACTTTGAAATTTCCATTTTTGCAAACCCTGATTTCACTGCACAGGTGAATGACATTACACCTGGATCCATATCTGAACGTTTAACATTAGCGGCTTTACCAGGCACGCTTAAAGAAGCAAAGTACGTAGCTAATTTATTTGCTGGTCACCAAATAAATAAAGGCTTTGCCGAAAATGCGACTAGTCAATTTTTAATGTCTAAAAAAGTTCGTAATTCAAACATTCTGCATATTGGAACACACGGCTATTTCGATAAAAAATTACCGGATATTGTTGGCGTATTAACCGCTGGAGAGAATATTAAAGGTAATTTAACCCCTGGATTTTTAAGCTTAAATCAATTGCTAAGTAAACCTGTATCTGCTGATTTAGTGTTTATTAGCGGCTGCGAAACTATGGTTGGGAAAAATTATAAAGGCTCAGGGATGCGTAGTATTACGCGAGGATTTTTAGCCCAAGGTGCTAAGACGGTGGTGGGTACTATTTGGGCTATTCAAGATCGACCGACTTCAGAATTCGTGAAACAGTTTTACGCAAACTTAGTGGAATCCGAAGGGGACGCCCCCAAAGCGCTACAGTTAACCCAATTTAGATTTCACTCTTCGGGCAAATATCGTCATCCAAAATACTGGGCAGGATTTGTACTCACCTCTTCAAATCAAGGCGACAGTCAGATTTTCGGGCCAGAATTAGCGAATAATTTATTTCCTCACTAA